The following is a genomic window from Pseudothermotoga thermarum DSM 5069.
CACTGAGCAACATTCTATTTATATTCTACATCACCAAGTGTCTCAGTCCAAAAAGAAGGATCTTACCAGCCCAGAGAGTACTATGAGTGGTATGTGTTGAGGTAAAGCGCATGAAAAACTGCCTAAAATTTCAAGAAACATTACAACTGACTGGTTCCAATCCACCTTGATGTAAAGAAGCACCGTTTACGTTTTTGATCAACAGAAAAATTGAATACACCCTTTGTGAGGACGACGAGATTTTGGATTATCTCTATCAAAACCAATAATAGACCAAAACTACCCCCGCGCTGCGGGGGTTTTGCCATACATCATAAAAAGCTTAAAGATCTTCTTGCTGTGGGATAATTGAAATATCATAAAGGTTGATTATCCTTAAAATGGCTAAAAGCTTTTGCTTAAAATAGCTCAAACATCAACAAAATTGGCAACTTTAACCACCAAATTGGCAAAAACTTTGGCAAGCATGAAAATTTTTTGCGATATCGTCGTTTGCTTTGAAAAGTGTGAGGTTTTTATTGGTTTATCATTTCTTTCAACCTCGAAAGCAGATATTTCTTTAACTTTCTGACATCACGTAGGAGCATTGAAAATACATCTTTGTAGATAAGTACCACCAAACCTAAACCAATTAACCCAGAAGTTACTCCAGAGAAAGTGTTAAAGAAAGTGTTCACGAAAGCAACAAAGACTAAGATAGAAATTGAAAGATACGCTCTTTTAAAGTCATATCCAACAGGATAAAACTTGTTGGATGCCCAGCCTTCTATTGCAAAAACTATTATCATTGACAGACCTGTTGAAATTGCTGCGCCTTTGGCACCAAAGAGTGGTATAAGTGCTAAATTTCCAAAAACGTTTGCAATCAAAGCAGAGAAGTCAGATACAATGAACCAATGTGTTTTTTTTGCAAATTCAATACCTCGCGCAACTGTAAATGCCATCATGATAAGTGTCGGATAAAGAAGAAGAAAAGGAGAAATTTGTGCGGCAGTTCTGTAAGTTGAACCTAATAGTAGAAAGACTATATCCTTTGCAGAAATAAAGACTATTGACACAGTTATCATTCCAAATGCGACAAAGTTAAACATTTTTCTGAAGATCTGTTTATTATTTTCAGCGTTCTCGTGGTACAACCTAAGGGCATATGGGCCCCAAAAATTTGAATATCCAGCAGTTATAAGTGTTGTAAGTGAAACTAATTTATAACTTGCTGAATAGAAACCAACTTCTTCAAAGGTGGTAAAGAGTCTTAACATAAATCTATCCGTAAATATTAAAGCTTGATATGAAAGGGATGCAAATACCAATGGGGCAGAATATTTCACTATGTTAACAAATTCTTTAGAATCAAACTTTGGCTTAAGCCAATATTTTGCTTTGAATGGTAAGCCAATTAAAAGTCCCATGAACACGGAACCTAATGTTGCCAATATCAGCGTCTCGTACGTTCGTAAACCAAGAAATGTTAAAACGATTATTATCAAAAAGTTGCTAAGACTTTTGGAAATTTGCACAAGTGAATAGTATTTTCCTTTGTTTTCGAGCCTTAAAAGAGTTTCGTTGTATAGCTGAAATACTGAGAGAAATAAAGCTATTCCAAGTAAAGCCGGAACCTTTCCCTGGGAATTTCCAGCTACAAAACTATTTACTTTTTTCTCTAAGACTATCAAAAATATCCAGGTGACTGATACCAAAGCCAGCGGCAGAGAAATCGATGTCCAAAGAAGTGTGCTTTTTTCATTTTCATCTTTTGCGTAATAATGCCGTATGAAAGCATTATGCGTGGAGAACAAACAAAGTGGAAAGAGAAATCCTAACAACATTTGAAAAGTGGTGCTTTTTCCGAATTCTTCTGGGGAAATTATTCTTGTCACAGTGGGAACCTGAATGAATGATAAGAAAAAACTTACCCATGTTCCCGCTGAAAATGCAAAATAACTTTTTATAAAATTTTTTTTATAATCAAATCCCACTTTTGAATCATTCCTTTGGTTTGCATATTATTAATTTTTAAGAACTATGTGAAGTTAGAATATTTCTACACTATTCACCTCACAGTGGGCCTGTCAACTTAAAAAAACCACGCAAGTAATATAAAGAAAAGAAAAACTAGCTTCTGTATCCTCTCATATCTATGTTACAAAGTATCCTCTTGCTTTCCAATAATAAAGGCCTTTGTCTGTTCTCAGCCTACCTGTTATTCTTTTTACGCATCTTGCTCATCAATAATAAATATACCAACTGGAATCATTTATGTTTATCTTCATCTTTACAAAGCTTCATGGCTTGTCTCAAATCTTAAGTGCTGCCTTTCTCAGTATAAATCCATTAAATCACAAAGTTTTGGTTTTTCATTAATCTTATCGCATTCTGCAGTTTAAGTCACCTAACTTGATTTCTTATTTCTTAAGGGATGAGATATGTTTCTCAAAAATACTTCCTCGAACACAAAAATCTCACTTATTGGATTTGACATTGAACTAATGAATAACATTAATATTGTTTTCTTGGACGTTTCCTCTATTGTTTCAAGGATATCGTCTGCAAACCTATCATTAGCAATAAACTATAATACTTTATAAAGTCATATTAATTGACTCATATTTGAATCATTTTTTAAGCAAATTATTTGTTTATCTTTTAAAAAAGGTATTTTTTCTTCTGTGTTGCTTATTGAAGCATTGTTAATCAAATTTTGGTATTTTATTTATTTTCTATATATGCTCTCGAGCATTTTAGTTATGAAATGGGCCATTGTAACTTGAAGTTAGAATGCCAATTTTATTGATGGTTTCCCATCTTAATTAATGAACAAAATCTATATAACAGAAGAATATACCTCGAGTAGTTTAGCTACATAGACTTCAGAACTATGATTTTTCAGCACATATTTGCGAGCGTTAGATCGCACATGGAAAAGCGTTTCGTAGTTTTCTTTACAATATATTATTGCATCAATGATATCTTTCGAACTTTTTTGCGAGATAACCACACCTGTATCCAGGTGCTTTACAATTTCTTTCAATCCCCCAACATTTGTTGCGACAACAATTTTTTCGCAAGCCATACCTTCCAATGCAGATAATGATGTTGCTTCTTCAACGTCTGTCGAGGTGATTGATGGAACTAATATTACATCAGATAATTGGTATAGCTCTTGGACTTTTCCATACCCAACATTTTCAATAATTGCATAATTGTCGTTTTCTCGCATTATTTTGAGTATCTCTTTTTTTAGCGCTCCTCTTCCGGCAAATATGAAGAAAAAGGAATTATCCTTTATTTTTGCAAATGCTTCAGCAGCATATATGACACCATTTTTTGGCACAAATCTTCTGGGTACAAGCACGACAAACGCATCCTTAGGTATTTTATATTTTTTCCTTAAAGCTTCTTTCTCTTGATAATTTACAGGCTTAAATAAGTTCTCGTCTATAAAGTTATACATTACTACTACTTTTTCCTTTGGGACTTTGAATTTTTCAATAATATAATTTGCTATTCGTGTATCAACTGCTATTATCTTTTTAGCTTTAGTATATCCTCTTTGTTCAATTTCAGTCAACCAATTGTATAAGTCCTTATACTTTGATTTATCTAATCTTGCGTAATCAAAAAACTCATTGGCAAGGTATCCGTGAACCGTCAAAATGATATTATTACTATCAACAAATGTTGAAGTTACATCGTGACAGTGAGTAATTTCCCCTGAACATATTTGTTTACTGAAGAATTTTATTTGGTTGTTTATTATATGTTTTCCATATTTTGTGTAATTAAAAAATGCTCGAATGAGTCTTGAAATTACGCGTTCCAAAAATGTGTTATGATAATATATTCTATTTATGGAAATCCCTATTTGACCAAGTCTATTTTCCAAAATTTTTATATGTGCATGCTTTCCTCCTATTATTGGTTCAACCGGCGCATCTGCAGAAACAAGGTCAATTCTTCTTATCTTATCCATATTTATTTGCCTCCTTTTAATTTAATTCACTTCGATTATTCTGAACCGTTCTTTCACAAACCTGGTACTCCATTTCTACTATTTTTTTCCACGTGTAATTTTGCGCATGATCAATGAGCCTTGATATATTATATCCATTTTTCAAAATTTCCACAACCTTTTCAGCAAATCTTTTTTCAAAATTTTCCCCCTCAGGAACAACTAAATCCTCAAAACCTATCGCTTCAGGGATTCCCCCCACCTTACTTCCAATTGTTATAACACCGCACGCTTGTGCTTCAATCAAAACGGCTCCAAATCCCTCATTTCTACTTGGCAATATCATCACATCCATTGTATTCATCCATTTTGCAACTTCTTCGTGTGGAACTATTCCGGTGATTATATAATCTAGTCCTTTCATTTCTTTCTCTATCTTTTTCCTAAGTGGCCCATCTCCCACAATGATAAACTTTACGTTTTTTCCTTCATTAGCAATGTATCTGAAAATCTCAGGAAGTTTATCTGCCCTCTTTACTAAACTAAGGCTGCCAACAAAGCCCACGTATTTTGCCTCAGAGTTGTATATTCCAAATTCCCGCCTTAACTGATTTTTATCCATTGGTTTAAAAACATTTGGATCATATCCGTTTCCAGTCACAACAGCGTTTTTTCCTGAATATCCCATGGATTTTGCTTTTTCAAGAAGTTTATTGCTAACGAAAACGCACTTTGAGGCATTTTCCAAAACTTGCAAGTATAAGTTGATATTTTTTGGCATACAATAATTTATATCGCTACCATGCAGATGAACAACATATGGTTTTCGAATTTTTTTGCTCAACCTCATGGCAATTATTCCGGCAGGTAATCCTTCGTACATCCCATGAGCATAAATTAAGTCATATGATCGAAGATTTATACGAGACAATAAAAATTCCTCTAAGACACTAATTTGTTTTTCGTAATTTCTTCCAATTCGCCTTTTAATAACTTCAATTAACCCTTCTGTGTAATCGCATACAATTGGTGTCTTACCAGCAATATCTGTAGGTACCAATGTATGTTTTCTCAAGATTTTTCGCAACATGTTGACTGTCCAAGAGCTTTTAAACCATGTAATAACAACATCATAATCTACTCCAAATGTTTGCTTGTAAACAATCAGTCTTTTTTCTATAAAGCTTGCACCAAACGTTGAATGCTTCCTTTTCATTGGAAATAAATTTGTTATGAACAAAATTTTCATTTGCCTTCCCCTTTTTTCCAAGTCAAGCCACAAAACTCACATCTTTAGCAAGATTTCAACAATTCTTTTTGCCGATTCTCCATTTCCATAGACATCTGAAAAATGTTCAATTTTCTTTGTTAGAATGCTTAGAAAAACCTTATAGATATCACCACAACTTGAAAGCCTATTCCACCCAATTTCCACAAGCTCTCTCCAACCTGTGTCTGGCATCACAACTATTGCACGCTTGCCACAAAAATACGCCTCTTTCTGCAACCCACCACTGTCTGTTATCACCAAACTGCTCTTCTCCACCAACCCCATCATCTTCAAATAATCCAACGGCTCTAACAACAAAACTCCTTTTTCTATCCTACCCATAAGCCCAAACTTTTCAAGCATCTTCTTCGTCCTTGGATGTACCGGAAATACAATCTGCATCTGCTTCGATATCTTGTTCAAATTCTCAACTATAGCCTCGAGATTCTCTCTGTTGTCTGTGTTGAAATCCCTGTGAATTGTGCAAACTATGTATTCATTTTCTTTTAAACCGTATTCTCCTAAGACTGAATAATCAAAAAACGGTTTCATCTTCAAAAATAAATCGTACATCACATCTCCAACAAAGTAAACTCCTTCAGTTATTCCTTCTTTCTCAAGATTTTTCACAGCAAGCTGTGATGGACAGAATAACAATTTACTAACATGGTCTGTGACAACTCTGTTTATCTCCTCTGGCATATCCTTTGGTTTTTGCCTTATACCTGCTTCAACATGCGCAACAGGAATCTTTAGTTTTGCCCCAACAAGCGCACCTGCAAGTGTTGTGTTTGTATCTCCATAGACAAGAATTACATCAGGTTTTTCTTTAAGAACAACTTTTTCAAATTCGATCATTATTTTCCCCGTAACTTCTCCATGCAGTCCTGAACCAACGTTGAGATTGTAATCTGGTTCTTTCATCCTTAGTACTTCGAAAAACACATCTGACATGTTGTAGTCGTAATGCTGTCCTGAGTGAACCAAGATCTCTTGAATACCAGCTTTTTGCAATTCTTCTTGAACAACGGCTTCTTTGATGAATTGTGGGCGCGCACCAACTAAGGAAAGAACTCTCATTTTTGTTTTCCCCTTTGCTTATCAACTAATGCTGTCTTTGCGTCTCTATACGCGCTTTCATAACATTTTTTACCCAAGTTTCTATCGAAAAGTTTTCCTTTACTGTATTATAAGCATTTTCAGATATTTTTTCAGCAAGATCCGAAGGCAAAGTCAAAACTTGAAAGATTTTTCTGGCTAGTTCTTCAACATTTCCGTATTCAAATGTGAAGCCATTGTAATTTTCCAAAATTACTTTCTCATATCCCTCCCCTTTTGAAATTATCGGAATCATCCCATAAGACATTGCCTCTAAAAGCGCGTAATTCAGAAAAACAATCTCGCTTATGAGGACGAATATCTTACTGTTTCTATAGAATTCATGAGGATTATCTGTAAATGGTAATACCTCAATTTTTGTCGAAAACTTCTTATTATGTTCTTCTACAGCTTTTAGAACCTCATATTCATACTCAGGATCCATTGAAGGTGTCCGGTTTAACACATTAAATCCCACAATTTTTACTCTAACGTTCGGTTTGTTTCCGTAGACGTGCTGATACTGTTCTTCGAAGAAACCAATAGCTGTAACCAAATCCTTTGCTTTCTTTACTCTATGTATTCGATTTAACCAAAGAATGTGAATTTCTCTCTCAGAAATACGCTTTATAGTTTCCCATTCCGGTAATGGTATACAGTTTGGTTGGAAAATAGTTTTGTTTTCTAATTTTTTCTGTTTCAGTATTATTTGTAAACTGTGAAACTCTTTTACAATGATTAAATCAACAAAATGTAACGCTTTCCAAGTTAACAATCTTTTTAGGTTATCCTTTAAACGTTGAATCAAATTCTTTCTTCTATTAGCAAATGGATCGTTTCGATAAAGTTCCCAACCTATTATAACAATTGAAGTGTTTATTCCAAGAATCTTTGAAAAAATAATTATTGGGAAAGTTAGAACAGAATAATCATATATTTCTAAGTAGTCCGGTTTTTCTTTCAGCAAGCTCCAAAAAACCTTTAGAGTCTTAAAGAATGGATTCTTTGGAAGACCAATTATTTTAGCATTATATCTTTCGTTTACTTTTTTATTGGTTCCATACAAATCAGAAGCCAGTACGACTACCTCATAGCCTAATTTTTCGTACGCTTTTACAAGATAACCATATTTGTCTAGGAAAAATGGCAGAATTCCAATCATTATTTTTCTTGCCTTTTCCATGGGAAATCTCTCCTTCATTTACAGTATAGATCTTCAAGAATTTTTTTCAATCTAATTTCCATCAGCTTCCACGAGTATTTTTCTTCATAAAGTTTTCTAGCATTTCGGGAAAATTCAGTCAGTAATTGCCTGTTGCTTTTCAGAATTAAAATGGCTTG
Proteins encoded in this region:
- a CDS encoding glycosyltransferase, translating into MKILFITNLFPMKRKHSTFGASFIEKRLIVYKQTFGVDYDVVITWFKSSWTVNMLRKILRKHTLVPTDIAGKTPIVCDYTEGLIEVIKRRIGRNYEKQISVLEEFLLSRINLRSYDLIYAHGMYEGLPAGIIAMRLSKKIRKPYVVHLHGSDINYCMPKNINLYLQVLENASKCVFVSNKLLEKAKSMGYSGKNAVVTGNGYDPNVFKPMDKNQLRREFGIYNSEAKYVGFVGSLSLVKRADKLPEIFRYIANEGKNVKFIIVGDGPLRKKIEKEMKGLDYIITGIVPHEEVAKWMNTMDVMILPSRNEGFGAVLIEAQACGVITIGSKVGGIPEAIGFEDLVVPEGENFEKRFAEKVVEILKNGYNISRLIDHAQNYTWKKIVEMEYQVCERTVQNNRSELN
- the wecB gene encoding non-hydrolyzing UDP-N-acetylglucosamine 2-epimerase, with the protein product MRVLSLVGARPQFIKEAVVQEELQKAGIQEILVHSGQHYDYNMSDVFFEVLRMKEPDYNLNVGSGLHGEVTGKIMIEFEKVVLKEKPDVILVYGDTNTTLAGALVGAKLKIPVAHVEAGIRQKPKDMPEEINRVVTDHVSKLLFCPSQLAVKNLEKEGITEGVYFVGDVMYDLFLKMKPFFDYSVLGEYGLKENEYIVCTIHRDFNTDNRENLEAIVENLNKISKQMQIVFPVHPRTKKMLEKFGLMGRIEKGVLLLEPLDYLKMMGLVEKSSLVITDSGGLQKEAYFCGKRAIVVMPDTGWRELVEIGWNRLSSCGDIYKVFLSILTKKIEHFSDVYGNGESAKRIVEILLKM
- a CDS encoding glycosyltransferase family 4 protein, with protein sequence MDKIRRIDLVSADAPVEPIIGGKHAHIKILENRLGQIGISINRIYYHNTFLERVISRLIRAFFNYTKYGKHIINNQIKFFSKQICSGEITHCHDVTSTFVDSNNIILTVHGYLANEFFDYARLDKSKYKDLYNWLTEIEQRGYTKAKKIIAVDTRIANYIIEKFKVPKEKVVVMYNFIDENLFKPVNYQEKEALRKKYKIPKDAFVVLVPRRFVPKNGVIYAAEAFAKIKDNSFFFIFAGRGALKKEILKIMRENDNYAIIENVGYGKVQELYQLSDVILVPSITSTDVEEATSLSALEGMACEKIVVATNVGGLKEIVKHLDTGVVISQKSSKDIIDAIIYCKENYETLFHVRSNARKYVLKNHSSEVYVAKLLEVYSSVI
- a CDS encoding oligosaccharide flippase family protein — protein: MGFDYKKNFIKSYFAFSAGTWVSFFLSFIQVPTVTRIISPEEFGKSTTFQMLLGFLFPLCLFSTHNAFIRHYYAKDENEKSTLLWTSISLPLALVSVTWIFLIVLEKKVNSFVAGNSQGKVPALLGIALFLSVFQLYNETLLRLENKGKYYSLVQISKSLSNFLIIIVLTFLGLRTYETLILATLGSVFMGLLIGLPFKAKYWLKPKFDSKEFVNIVKYSAPLVFASLSYQALIFTDRFMLRLFTTFEEVGFYSASYKLVSLTTLITAGYSNFWGPYALRLYHENAENNKQIFRKMFNFVAFGMITVSIVFISAKDIVFLLLGSTYRTAAQISPFLLLYPTLIMMAFTVARGIEFAKKTHWFIVSDFSALIANVFGNLALIPLFGAKGAAISTGLSMIIVFAIEGWASNKFYPVGYDFKRAYLSISILVFVAFVNTFFNTFSGVTSGLIGLGLVVLIYKDVFSMLLRDVRKLKKYLLSRLKEMINQ
- a CDS encoding glycosyltransferase family 4 protein is translated as MEKARKIMIGILPFFLDKYGYLVKAYEKLGYEVVVLASDLYGTNKKVNERYNAKIIGLPKNPFFKTLKVFWSLLKEKPDYLEIYDYSVLTFPIIIFSKILGINTSIVIIGWELYRNDPFANRRKNLIQRLKDNLKRLLTWKALHFVDLIIVKEFHSLQIILKQKKLENKTIFQPNCIPLPEWETIKRISEREIHILWLNRIHRVKKAKDLVTAIGFFEEQYQHVYGNKPNVRVKIVGFNVLNRTPSMDPEYEYEVLKAVEEHNKKFSTKIEVLPFTDNPHEFYRNSKIFVLISEIVFLNYALLEAMSYGMIPIISKGEGYEKVILENYNGFTFEYGNVEELARKIFQVLTLPSDLAEKISENAYNTVKENFSIETWVKNVMKARIETQRQH